The sequence tgataaagacacacagttctgctttttagatgaccaaccaactagcctattctccAACATctaaattgatccagatgtgctttttctattaacatggcaaccgccatgatccgcatcagtgtaagcagtgagattgaaatcagatccatgaggataccagatctcaaggttaggtgtacctttaatgtactgaaaaatcctaacaaccgctttggaatgagatttcttagggtttgactgaaagtgggcacagacagttacagcaagtgtaatgtcgggtcgacttgcagtcagatacattaaagaaccaaccatgcttcgataaagcgtaatatcaaagggttccccattagtatcagcatccagtaaagtcctcattggggttgtcattggttttaaagcagtcattttaaaatgttttagcatatcattgatatactttgtttgactgagaaaaatcccgtttggtaattgttttacttgtaaccccaaaaagaaatttaactggtcaagcatgctcatttcgaatttgttggccataaggtcaccaaattctttgcataaggccggggacgtggaaccaaaaataatgtcatcaacgtaaatttgaaccaagagaatgtgaccgtggtttttacagatgaatagcgttgtatcaatcgttccacaagAGAAGctgttgtccagcaaatactttgttaaggtctcgtaccatgaacgcggtgcttgcttcagaccatataaatctttctccaagtagtatacgtgatttggatgaatgggatcgacaaagccttctggttgatcgacatagacttcctcttaaagatgaccgttcagaaaagcagttttgacgtccatttgaaacaccgtgaacttcttgtgagaagcaaatgcaaggaaaagacaaatagcctcaatcctagcaaccggatcaaacgtttcttcataatcaataacctcttgttgtcgatatcccttggccacaagacgtgccttattccgaactacaattccatcagaatccttcttgttcttaaaaatcaacTTAACCCCTATTGATCGTTGACCAGAtggtcttggaaccaatcgccatactttcaaccgttcaaattgattgatctcttcttgcattgcaaccacccagttcagatctagtaaagcttgagcaaccgttgttggttcaatcttactaagaaaggcagtgtatagacacatattccaagtagcccttcgagttgagactggagcagatgcatcaccaataataagatttattggatgacttttagtccatcggttgtggggaagaggttgtacatcagtggtaaccattgaaacatcaaccgttgttaacgttgagccttgatccgcttgatctgatgtaacataatctaatggattcaatagagtatctggaaaACAGctagagttgtatcaactgatgaatcttgaataggttcaagattatcagtaacaggagatggtagggaggatgaagaagcaacaggtgaatcagttggtgctgtatcttcatcaaaaaaactttgttgagtctccacagtagttgactgtgacggtgtaaccggtatggcttgaacatttgaaatctgttgaggagcataaagactatcaaacaagatatccaattcctctgatgtaaccgtaggaacacccttcgtcgagaaaattgagttttgcgcggaagaagaagtagccaggttaggatcgggttttgaactgagttgttcaaaagccattcccgaaaattcatcgaacttgacatttatgctctctttaatcgattttgtccgtttgtgataaactcgataagcaactttgttcgaagaataaccgagaaatatggcttgatcgccatttggatcaaactttctgaggctgtcaaaatcgttaagcacatagcatatacaaccaaagacacggaaatatttgacattcgggcgtctaccatataataactcatatggagttttatcaaaacgtttattaacaatacaaaaattttgggtatagcatgcagttgaaatggcctccccccacatttttggaggtagtttggagtaagcaagcatcgttcgagctgcttcgcacaacgtacgattacgtcgttcgactactccattctgttggggggtccgagcagcagataactgatgttcaatgccttggtctttcaaataactatcaagcaggtcattcttaaattccgtcccattatcagtccgaatgctcttaacatgtttgttaaaagagcgttgagttgacaagcaaggatttatcgcccgtcatgtgtcgagaacaaccgaaatcgatataccaaacacagacgtcgaaaccctataaatgtgaatttcctagagtttaggtacccaaagtttcttgggtcctcaacggttagtaccaacaataaactttagaTCAACgataagataatcacgtaaagcatcatgcattttagacaacaaagcatcatttaaaaccacattacatgaagcatcatacgcaatatcaagttttacatcgttatcagaagtcttaacaaacaacttattccaagtagatgttttgttcacagatgaaaattaaaaaacatgagatgatttcctaggccaacTAGCAGATTgtgttggtttggttgctactttcttagtcgtggacttaggaacccatacagatttgtaattcaagtttggattatgacctgtgacacgaaaaacacctttgttagataGACGTCCAAActgttcagttgacacatgagatgattgattttgaaaaatttccaatttgattttacgttcttttgcatcatactcacttaaatcaggtttaggaattgtgtgttgtgtggacttaactaatgtctttaaaagactcgcttttcagttgacacagaaccatcgggagaatgaacctttttgacaacaaattgagttgtagagacaacttttgaaccacgattgtcAAATtcagaacgtagaggatttttaagaatagtaatgggttttacatccttagatgttgttgttcccttccccttcttagtaatcccaccaatacattcaagcacattggtttcaacattagacgattgcttaagtgtgttagcctgtttcagttgaattatcttttgttttaagcttttaatctcaagacataattcttcagcacaaactatcacttcaccctccttaaaagcataagaacattctttcttaggcagtgaaggcaatttatcacacagagcaagcatttgttctaatgattggcacttaagttgcaagtcaatattctccttttctagttgagctactatacgattcaaattacgtacagccggtaaatgcaaataataatcgtgcaaaggatcaagttgactttcaaaatctatcaaaggttcaatgatcggttcagtatgaggttcttctttttcatctaaagaattttgacctagagattctgtctcaaagaaaacagttagttcatgtgctaggtcttcacggaaaacattatcagaacatgcaggtaaagcaggtagaattggtttcacatcaaaagttgattcatcaaacacctcatctatgttaacaatgctagaactaggtttgttaaactcgtcattctcaagcattaaaatgtatttctctagcatgagtgtaggaatgtaaaccaatctacgtgtcggcacataattagcacattgcacattcttttcagtttcaacaagtttcttcaagaaatcgggatttgatttacccatttttgcattaattttcttatacattaagctaatttgatggtattttttagatttgcgattaacaacaatatcatcaaaatcagcatcagaagaatgcacaaaatgcgatggtaaacaagcttgaaagtaatcagaatgatataatcctggaatctttttggaagctccatctaagatcttaggattttcaaaacccaacccccacttttcaccatgagtcatttttggtctattcatgaaaatcgtttttttgaaagttccatatccatgatagctttggattgctctgttcgatagagtttttcctcatatcgaacaagttgagctttcattagaacagactcttttgacaacgaagagatttcagtgtctttttcaattattgcattttccaaatgaataattttctttttTAGCTTTGagagtgtgggttcatgttggttttttaaatcagaaagatctttttctaagaattgaactttttctgcaagtcgttcaaattttaaatgataatcagttcgttcgactttaatcggatgaattgtctttttaagatcttccaactcagattccgaggagctgagttggacggtTAACTTTTGCAATTtcgattgtaatttggatgaagatggtttggtctcagaaagtttgattttatcttttaaaaccttgttttcagattttaagcctttgacttcttttgacattgagaccagattcttcatcaagtcattttgtatttttataaaatcaggtgagatttcagttgattgtacctcatcatcgtcagatgttgagtcagaattctccaatgcttccttagcttcgatgagcttagtcaccttgcaaacatttgcatgttccacctctgagtctgaatcatcagtccagttaaaccaagtatcatcaaccggtttcagctctcccccagtttccacaatcttagccatcaacattttcttcttgtagtaagctacgtccatcttcttaggcatcttgcactcacgagagtaatgaccagctttgccacaattgaaacagattgaatcttccttcttggaatcatcagcacgttgttgtttggattgatcagctttcttgtagtacgaggaagatgatgagtgtttgcgttgattgcttgatttgcctttaaatttGTGTTTTTTCAAGGCGTttatgaacatggctgccatcttgactaattcaaggtatgagtcatcaacatcagaaagattcaactcttcagaatcagttgattcttcaccaagcactttcttggacaagcttttggaaaatgatttgctctcctttttggcaattagagcaagaggatcgcccggagaagactctttcctttcttcttgaagtttagacacctcaggttggtaatgcataagaactccaataagctcatgaatagttaacttgtcaatctctttggtagatcaaacaatggttccataaggaagccaatcagaattgagctttttgaggaatttcatgttgacttcagcatgtacttttacaatcttacaccttttcaactcattgagaacaccattgaaacgacggtaggtgtccttgagtagttcttccggttcctgcttgaaatcttcatacaatcctagagccttattcaatttagtaacgtctgacatgtcataaccttcttgttttcatttgatctcatcccatatatcttttgcagtagtgttgctatcaacattttcaaatagctcatatgggataggttgcatgacaatattcttagcctctatgtcaccctgagctctttcacgtttatcaccagaaagttcatagactggaattggcataccagtatccggatgaaaatcaacaactggaccatctctcagagaagcccaaatatgtttagctttctcacccttatagtttaTGAACTaagtaatacgatgaagccactgagtgtacttgccatcaaacaacactggaggacgggaatctgatccaatgataagagtatcttgagtagacatcttaaattgaggtagattaggtattaaacacaatctatgatcagggttcagtataaaatctaacaagaatgtcagattcggtaaatattcggtactgtagcagattcggtaagtggttcggtactgtagcagattcggtaacaattcggtataccagattctgtatcagaaattgataagaatcacaagtaacacacccaaattcggtatggattcggtaaccacataacttgaagcctcagaatacttaaaaccaaagaattaagtgaaaccgagattctgattcggtaaatgactcggtagtcaaattctgtaaaatattatgtgtaaactcaatccaatttccttgaattagattcggtaaccttgctgcataagaaaacaagttagtaacaaacagaatatcaatgataccgaatattcaggataccgaatgtcaactatagcagttgacaataccgagtctaagtctaaaacttagaaatataacagaatcctttctcaaaccacaccaattagctgcgtatgatcaaaccaaatgtgatagaatcacaaaaataccacaatctgcaacacttaagatgaatttccagtattgaagcagattcggtatgacagttacgataccgagtgttgatcaaatctttaaaacttgaagaattgaagaaattgaaccgacaaaatgtgatttaacacctcacgaacacaactggatctttaaatcttcacaaaacaccagaatcaagcttgaattaagcaataccgagagttttagccacaaactctaaaaatcaacttgattctccataattgaagttaaaaagctataatgatgatcgaaactctttctaatagacctaatacacctttgctgaacttatcacaagaatctgaacgtcagattatcaaattcgataataccgaatctgattcattttaccgagagtattcagattctgtaatctacagtctctggatcgatatagtgatgtagaatcacttcctggaagctctgataccaaatgataggtcagatcatgttcagattgagagaaaagataagatagagtgagattcggtatataggaagaagactcggtatgagagagaatcggtacaaattaaattccacagcttctagaactcggttacaatgcaatggctatctaattaggactacttaggttccttatatagccctcttctaaggaaccttcatttaagcttaattcacattaacactatacaacttcggggtcctaacatatctcaagtcgcctaaatcccttagaccatgatctgataccacttgtaacaacccaaaccaaatcgcAATCGAACTCGcttgaaatataaaaaaaaaaaaattgttcgttcagctactggcgcggcgcgccaaactggtctgtcccaaaagtcttgaaatgcgaaaaagattggccacttcccgacaaaattagacaaaacgcttttaacaacatattcaaatatgtaaaactaacacattccattaataaaaatgagttttacgaagcaagtcccacatcggccgttttacgagtttaatacaaaatatgagtttcgaccatcaaaagtttaagtaccaaactacactacgagcatggtgtttgggattaaactacccaagtctcggtcaaactccaaaagctaatatctccaaaagcgttccctaacaacaacgggatctttaatccaagatgatgcccttacccttgtccacaaccgaacctataaaaaggtaaacaacgagagggtaagctaacgcttagtgaatgcaataattatacacatacatatataatatacctacttgcaatcacttactcaaataccgcatacatgctagcaacacaattagcttataatctcgaatacaggctagaaatctccaatatcacaagctagcatagcaacgcatataaatataactcgaataatataatatgcttacacttacaacacaataaccatggttaaccaatcgtacaagggaatggcgcccgtgaaaggccatcggagttcacaacatccattagtgtacttagcacctcgtatcactaacccccgtgtggcatcttaacacctcgatacttcaccctcgggtggcgtcttaacacctcgacacttcaccctttattattttACGGAGCGAtgtcttaacaccttgacactacacccctaggtggcatcttaacacctcaatgctttacccctagtggcatcttaacacctcgatacttcactcatcaagtgaaacatggtgtcttagcacctcgatactacacatttcacgctacaacaaatagatacattatatacctacacatataattattccactcaccttacgccttcggtgaatcgataaaccaagcttgaaacttcaaggtaacacacctattacaaAGTACATATAATCATTCATTCATTCAAATTGGTCAAACTCacacactcaccattactaggtcattttgacctatttggacacttaaccctaaaattaggtcaactcacaccaaaaccctaatattagccaagataggtttaaaacacatttcaacacaaggtttatgcattaatcacaaacattaactaacttaggtccattttgacccatttgaccaatttaaagtcaacacacccattttgggtcattcacTAACCTacacaacacccatttacatacatattggtgtgctagcaatttactaattaattaagttcataaacatcaatttaacactttgaaaaccctagttagtcacctttgggtctacatgacccaattccacccaaaaacccctaattcactaacaaatgggttttatgtgcaacactacccaaaccctaacccttaatacaattaaacaaggaagttaagattagagcataccactactaccaaaacgaagctagaggGTAGATGAACAAatttaaagcttgcacttagacccgattcaactttcttcttccttattttgagctctctcactctagaaaaaccatctctctctaaaattgaatggatgaggttgatgtaggtggaaatggagttaatgagaccCCAACAACTAGTTTAGGACCTTAAAGTCGGACCCCATATGATTTTACCaatttacccccaaaatatctaattttaaaagtaagtgagctgtcacagcatatcggtgcggcgcgccaaatggctgcGCGGTGCGCCAGTCACCCAGTCCAGATTCTGCCTTTTATTTAAAATATGAAACGAACACCCACTCAACCCATACCgtatttacacatatgtacgatGAAATAATAGGGTCTTAcataatgtactaagggtctagtcagatgtttcatgctaaaagagtcctcagtcggaatccaatgctcgatagacttactacaaccggtgtgcctcaatcaatcttacattgtatctgatagacttctcttaccaaggggtgacacagatagtgtactctgaatcggggttcgcgacttcccaataacagagcctgtaaatacgttctattagttggaaaagagattgagtttaaagcataatcggaaagcatttcaacagcatacatagaccataatattatttcggcattataactacttacatcatagcaaacactaaagataactactcgctaatcatggcaacaatatcataaaacattatataagataaaggatagaagtaccagtagattaaacgagttctggatacaaaagtgacaacttcaagactccagaacgctcctaatacaatcttcagtgttcttctctgggtactaggtttcccgcacggagtcgaaggccttgagagtatgattaatattgtacaagagagagaaataagtgaattgaagtgtgtgttggaatgaatgacaaagaccctttaaatagactaggattttaccaaaatacagctggctggccgtttggcagcccgtttggtgggccgtatttggcagcccgtttggctggcagcccgtttcttggggccgtttgctgagccgtttggcaggccgtatggcaggccatatctggtgctggtcagccttgattctctggatcgtaacttgatttcttgtctttcaccggttttgctctagaatcttcattttagcttcgattctcttgattctttttgcaccgccttcgtaattacttgttcttcaattctaaccaacgaagtgggtattttgccgacgaagttcgaatctttcttgtttttgggccttaataccggggtgaaaacgtaacTTTTTAGCCAATATCAACGATAGTAGAATTTGTTGTCGTAAGGTCTTGCTCAAAATACAACGCGCTTTTAGGGCGCACGACCTTGCAAAAATTGGTAGCCATCTCTTCCACGTTACACGGCCTTATCAAGTTCCCAACACCGTTAGGAATTGCAACGATAAGGTCAGAAAAGCAAGATACAAGCATTGCGGCTGTAGAACAAGCAGAACAACAGCCGAGTGAGGCAGAGCAAATTTGAAGCTGCATGATCATCGCAAACCCGCGACATCCAGAACAGAAAATTAAAATTGGCAGAGGATTGTCTGATGAGACAAAGTTTAAGCTTCGTAATATATTAGCTTCTAATACGGACGTCTTCGCATGGAAAGAAGCGGACATGATAAGTGTACCAAGGGAAATTGCTGAGCACAAGCTTAACGCAAATCCTAGTCTGACGCCAGTGCGACAAAAGAAACGTGGCATGGCTCCTGAAAGAAGCGAATGGTTGAAGGCAGAAGTCAATAAGTTGGTCAAAGCAAACATCTTGCGAGAAGTAAGGTACCAAACATAGGTAACAAACCCAGTGCTGGTAAAAAAGCCCGATGGGTCTTGGCGCATGTGTGTTGacttcacggatatcaataaagcttGCCCCAAGGAAAATTATCCTCTACCAGAAATAGACTGGAAAGTTGAATCATTAGCTGGCTTCCGATACAAATGTTTTTTGGATgcgtacaaaggataccatcaAATACAGATGGCAGCGGACGACGAGGATAAGACTGCTTTCCACACAAGCCAGGGCATATACTGCTATACCAAGATGCCATTTGATTTAAAAAATGCTGGTGCAACATACCAACGGGTAATAGACGAAGCTTTCAAAGGTCATATTGGGAGAAATTTGGAAGCATACATTGACGACCTAGTTATAAAAAGCACAACATAACAAGGTCTGTTGGAAGACATATTAGAAACGTTCACGTCATTAAGAAAGATTAATATGAAGCTCAACCCGTTGAAGTGCAGTTTTGGAGAGGAAGAAGGAAAGTTTCTTGGTCATATAATAACTGAGTGCGGGATACATGCAAACCCAAAGAAAATAGAGGCAATCGAGAATATGCCGTCACCAAGAAATAAAAAAGAAGTACAAAGTTTAACGGGTAAGTTGGCGCATTAACGAGGTTCTTATCAAAATCCGCAGAGCGATCACTCCCCTTTTTCGGGACATTGAAGAATTGCTTAAAGAAAACGGATTTAAAGTGGACGGAGGAAGCAGAAGTGGCGTTTCAAGAAATGAAAAAGTTGCTGAAAGAGCTGCCAACAATGACTGCGCCGATTGCGGGAGAAACGTTGATACTATACTTAGCAGCATCGAATGAAGCAATAACTTCAGTATTAATAGCAGACAGAGGATAGGTACGCACTATAAAATTAAAAATAGCTAATTTTCAATCAATAGGCATTTGAAGTTATATAATTATGCTATGCGAACAGGAACAAATGCatgtatattttgttagcaaagctttaACAGGAAGTGAATTAAACTATCCTGCAATCGAAAAACTGGTTTATACACTAGTGCATACGGCTAGACGCTTACGAAGATATTTCTAAGCGCACCCAATAAGGGTCCTAACAGATCAGCCGATAAAGCAGGTACGACAAACAACAATTTGTTGTCAAACAAATATAAAATTGCTTCATAAATCCTAGCAAATTTACATTCGCTGATACATGTTGAGCAGGTGCTATATAAACCAAAAAATTTtggtcgcatggccaaatgggctattgaattgggAGAGCACGAAATAAGATTCTCACCACGAAGTGCGGTAAAAGGGCAATtcctagcagattatctggctgaaacagcTGGAGATATCGAAGTCTCATatgaatcaaaagaaataccacctccgCCCGAACAGCTGTGGGAAATGCACACAGATGGGGCTTGTGGCCCAGAAGGCATAGGGGCATGAATTGTCCTAAAAAGTCCAGAAGGAGAGGAATATACCTTCGCACTGCGATTCAGCTTCCCTGTCACAAATAATGAAGCTGAATATGAAGCATTGTTATCTGGGATGCGGGTAGCAAAATATCTGGAGGTTAAAGAACTGTCAGTATATGTTGATTCGCAGTTAGTTGCAAACCAATTTAACGGAATATTCGAAGCACACGATGAATCAATGCAAAAATACTTAAAGCTTGTGCAAGAGCTAGCAGTTGACTTCGATTTATTCCGGATAACTCAGGTTTCGAGGACACTGAATaaaaaggcggatgcgctaagTAAGTTAGAAGCATTAACATTCAgtcattttaagaaagaaatttgggtTGAGGAAGTTAAAGTAAAATCTATTAAAGAAGACAGTGTTTCGGCTGCAGTTGAAGAAGAGGAGCAGAGTTGACTGACACCAATAATAGAATTTCTAATCTATTAAAGAAGACAGTGTTTCGGCTGCAGTTGAAGAAGAGGAGCAGAGTTGACTGACACCAATAATAGAATTTCTAACCAAAGGTACATTGCCGATAGATTCAAGTGAAGCAAGAAATATTAAGATGAAAGCACCAATGTATCTATTAGATAAGGGAATTCTATATAGAAAGTCTTTTCTGGGACCTCATTTGCGGTGCCTTAATCCAACTCAAGCGGAGTCAATCATACGGGAAGTACACGAGGGAATGTGCGCTCTGCATTCGGGACACAAAACAGATGCGTCCAAAATAATGCGGCTCGGATATTACTGGCTGTCAATGTACAGAGATGCCGCAGAGGTAATACGCAAGTGTCAATCGTGTCAACTTCATGCACCTGTAAGCAAGGCTCCGAGACATCCTATGATATTGGTAGCGTCTCCATGGTCGTTCTGCagatgggcaatcgacatagtgggGCCATTCCCCGCAGGACCAGGGGGTGTAAAATTTCTGGTAGTGGCCATTGATTATTTCACGAAATGGGTAGAGGCCAAACCACTAAAAACAATTTCGGGCAAGCAAATTCGAAATTTTGTGTGGGAAAACATCGTCTGTCggtttggaataccaaatgaaatagtaagCGACAATGGTACGCAGTTCGAAGGTAATCTATTTAGTGACTGGTGCCAAGAATTGAATATAAAACAAATATTTACATCAGTCGCACACCctcaggcgaatggccagtgtgaGGTTATGAATAGGGATATCGTTTT comes from Rutidosis leptorrhynchoides isolate AG116_Rl617_1_P2 chromosome 4, CSIRO_AGI_Rlap_v1, whole genome shotgun sequence and encodes:
- the LOC139841317 gene encoding uncharacterized protein, which translates into the protein MKLNPLKCSFGEEEGKFLGHIITECGIHANPKKIEAIENMPSPRNKKEVQSLTERSLPFFGTLKNCLKKTDLKWTEEAEVAFQEMKKLLKELPTMTAPIAGETLILYLAASNEAITSEQMHVYFVSKALTGSELNYPAIEKLVLYKPKNFGRMAKWAIELGEHEIRFSPRSAVKGQFLADYLAETAGDIEVSYESKEIPPPPEQLWEMHTDGACGPEAEYEALLSGMRVAKYLEVKELSVYVDSQLVANQFNGIFEAHDESMQKYLKLVQELAVDFDLFRITQVSRTLNKKADALSKLEALTFSHFKKEIWVEEVKVKSIKEDSVSAAVEEEEQS